A stretch of Lactuca sativa cultivar Salinas chromosome 6, Lsat_Salinas_v11, whole genome shotgun sequence DNA encodes these proteins:
- the LOC111908921 gene encoding stellacyanin — protein MATYVIKMVSLMAILSCITFTSAKVYTVGDSGGWALSVDYTAWTSDKTFLVGDSLLFNYDSSHTVDEVSSDDYTTCNVGNSIMSYNSGTTTITLNTTGSHYFICGIVGHCSVGMKLTVDVTGAGGVGSPSAAPSAVTGDSPTATPFGTTLAPPTVAGSTSNIPVESSSPAVSPFAAAIFSLVALMSVLILG, from the exons atggcAACATATGTCATCAAGATGGTGAGTTTGATGGCAATATTGAGTTGTATTACATTCACTTCCGCAAAAGTTTATACAGTTGGAGACTCAGGCGGCTGGGCGTTAAGTGTTGATTACACTGCTTGGACCAGTGACAAAACTTTCCTTGTGGGAGATAGTCTTT TGTTCAACTATGATAGTAGCCATACGGTGGATGAAGTGAGCTCCGACGACTACACCACCTGCAATGTCGGCAATTCCATCATGTCTTACAATTCCggcaccaccaccatcaccctaAACACCACCGGATCCCATTACTTCATCTGTGGTATTGTCGGGCATTGCAGTGTTGGCATGAAGCTAACTGTCGATGTCACCGGTGCCGGCGGTGTCGGGAGCCCCTCTGCCGCCCCATCAGCTGTAACAGGCGATTCACCCACCGCGACGCCTTTTGGAACCACCCTTGCTCCTCCCACTGTCGCCGGAAGTACTAGTAATATTCCGGTGGAAAGTTCTTCGCCTGCCGTCTCCCCGTTTGCGGCTGCTATTTTCAGTTTGGTTGCATTGATGTCGGTCTTGATTCTTGGTTGA
- the LOC111908932 gene encoding RNA-binding protein CP33, chloroplastic, which yields MALLRFVCFPSPSLFPNQQNPQFFQPINPQFFQPINPNPSSLQSLSLSASLPNRFLKTHRPNFLVFQTQSAVEAPQVETSTDTVQQLEEEEVEDEGSRTRLLAQNVPWTCTADEIRPLFEKHGTVVDIEVSMYSKTRNRGLVFVSMGSHEEALAAFTNLQSYEFMGRTLNVTWAKPKKSKDPSTPAQPKPAPVHNLFVANLPFQARSKDLMDFFNAENSNPVSAEVIFHEKPRSSAGYGFVAFNTKHEAEAALSAFQGKIFMGRAIRVSPSKRFLRQSTKKALESKEESTKSDEVEV from the exons ATGGCGTTGCTTCGTTTTGTATGCTTTCCTTCACCCTCTCTCTTCCCTAACCAACAAAACCCTCAATTCTTTCAACCCATAAACCCTCAATTCTTTCAACccataaaccctaatccctcATCTCTACAATCCTTATCTCTCTCCGCTTCACTTCCCAATCGCTTCCTCAAAACCCACAGACCTAATTTTCTTGTTTTCCAAACCCAATCCGCCGTTGAAGCCCCACAAGTTGAGACCTCAACCGATACTGTACAAcaattggaagaagaagaagtggaggACGAAGGCTCTAGAACAAGATTGCTTGCTCAGAATGTTCCTTGGACTTGTACTGCAGATGAAATTCGCCCTCTGTTCGAGAAGCACGGCACCGTTGTTGATATTGAG GTTTCGATGTATAGCAAAACCAGAAATCGAGGTTTAGTGTTTGTTTCAATGGGTTCACATGAGGAAGCATTGGCAGCTTTCACCAATCTTCAATCATAT GAATTTATGGGTAGAACCCTAAATGTGACATGGGCAAAGCCAAAGAAGTCAAAAGACCCTTCTACCCCTGCACAACCAAAGCCAGCTCCTGTCCACAACTTATTTGTTGCAAACTTACCATTTCAAGCAAGATCAAAAGACCTTATGGATTTCTTCAATGCTGAAAATAGTAACCCTGTGTCTGCTGAAGTTATATTCCATGAAAAACCACGAAGCTCTGCTGGCTATGGCTTTGTGGCATTTAATACCAAACATGAGGCTGAGGCTGCTCTCTCTGCTTTTCAAGGAAag ATATTTATGGGAAGGGCGATTCGAGTGTCACCTAGTAAAAGATTTCTTAGACAATCGACAAAAAAGGCTCTTGAATCTAAAGAAGAATCAACAAAATCGGATGAAGTTGAAGTTTAa